A window of the Vigna angularis cultivar LongXiaoDou No.4 chromosome 3, ASM1680809v1, whole genome shotgun sequence genome harbors these coding sequences:
- the LOC108326115 gene encoding cell division cycle protein 48 homolog produces MANQPESSDAKGTKRDFSTAILERKKAPNRLVVDEAVNDDNSVVALHPDTMDKLQLFRGDTILLKGKKRKDTVCIALADDTCEEPKIRMNKVVRSNLRVRLGDVVSVHACPDVKYGKRVHILPVDDTIEGVTGNLFDAYLKPYFLEAYRPVRKGDLFLVRGGMRSVEFKVIETDPAEYCVVAPDTEIFCEGEPVKREDENRLDEVGYDDVGGVRKQMAQIRELVELPLRHPQLFKSIGVKPPKGILLYGPPGSGKTLIARAVANETGAFFFCINGPEIMSKLAGESESNLRKAFEEAEKNAPSIIFIDEIDSIAPKREKTHGEVERRIVSQLLTLMDGLKSRAHVIVIGATNRPNSIDPALRRFGRFDREIDIGVPDEVGRLEVLRIHTKNMKLSDDVDLERIAKDTHGYVGADLAALCTEAALQCIREKMDVIDLEDESIDAEILNSMAVSNEHFQTALGTSNPSALRETVVEVPNVSWEDIGGLENVKRELQETVQYPVEHPEKFEKFGMSPSKGVLFYGPPGCGKTLLAKAIANECQANFISVKGPELLTMWFGESEANVREIFDKARGSAPCVLFFDELDSIATQRGSSVGDAGGAADRVLNQLLTEMDGMSAKKTVFIIGATNRPDIIDPALLRPGRLDQLIYIPLPDEDSRHQIFKACLRKSPVSKDVDLRALAKYTQGFSGADITEICQRACKYAIRENIEKDIERERRKRDNPEAMEEDIEEEEVAEIKAAHFEESMKYARRSVSDADIRKYQAFAQTLQQSRGFGSEFRFSDTSAGGAGAGTASDPFASAGGADEDDLYS; encoded by the exons ATGGCGAACCAACCCGAGTCCTCCGATGC tAAGGGAACAAAGAGAGATTTCAGTACCGCGATCTTGGAGCGCAAGAAGGCGCCCAACCGACTCGTCGTTGACGAAGCCGTAAACGATGACAACTCCGTCGTCGCGCTCCACCCTGATACCATGGATAAGCTCCAGCTTTTCCGTGGAGACACAATTCTTCTCAAG GGCAAGAAGAGGAAGGATACTGTCTGTATTGCCCTTGCCGATGATACCTGTGAGGAGCCCAAGATACGGATGAACAAGGTCGTCAGGAGCAACCTTAGGGTTAGACTCGGTGACGTTGTCTCCGTTCACGCATGCCCTGATGTTAAGTACGGAAAGAGAGTGCACATTCTTCCCGTCGATGACACCATTGAGGGCGTTACTGGGAATCTCTTCGATGCTTACTTGAAGC CTTATTTCCTTGAGGCATATAGACCAGTGAGGAAAGGTGACTTGTTTCTTGTGAGAGGTGGGATGAGAAGTGTAGAGTTCAAGGTTATTGAAACCGATCCTGCAGAGTATTGTGTTGTTGCTCCTGACACTGAGATCTTCTGTGAGGGTGAGCCTGTTAAAAGGGAAGATGAGAATCGGTTGGACGAGGTTGGTTATGACGATGTTGGTGGTGTTAGAAAGCAGATGGCACAGATTAGGGAACTGGTGGAACTGCCATTGAGGCATCCACAGTTGTTCAAATCTATTGGTGTTAAGCCACCTAAGGGAATTCTGCTATATGGACCCCCTGGGTCTGGTAAGACTTTGATTGCTCGAGCTGTTGCAAATGAAACTGGAGCCTTCTTTTTCTGCATTAATGGTCCTGAGATCATGTCAAAATTGGCTGGTGAGAGTGAAAGCAATCTGAGGAAGGCATTTGAAGAAGCTGAGAAGAATGCACCCTCTATTATCTTCATTGATGAGATAGATTCGATAGCTCCAAAGAGGGAGAAGACTCACGGGGAAGTTGAGAGGAGAATTGTTTCCCAGCTCTTGACTCTCATGGATGGTCTTAAATCACGTGCCCATGTAATTGTTATTGGAGCCACAAATCGTCCCAATAGCATTGACCCTGCCCTTAGGAGGTTTGGTAGGTTTGATCGGGAGATAGATATTGGCGTTCCAGATGAGGTTGGTCGCCTTGAGGTTCTTCGTATACACACAAAAAATATGAAGCTTTCTGATGAT GTTGATTTAGAAAGGATTGCTAAGGACACACACGGATATGTTGGTGCTGATCTGGCTGCTTTGTGTACTGAAGCCGCACTTCAATGCATCAGAGAGAAAATGGACGTCATTGACTTGGAGGATGAGTCCATTGATGCTGAGATACTAAACTCAATGGCAGTGTCAAATGAGCATTTCCAGACTGCTCTTGGAACAAGCAATCCTTCTGCTCTCCGAGAAACT GTCGTTGAAGTGCCCAACGTCAGCTGGGAAGATATTGGTGGTCTTGAGAATGTGAAGAGAGAACTTCAAGAG aCTGTTCAATATCCAGTGGAACACCCTGAGAAATTTGAGAAGTTTGGAATGTCACCTTCAAAGGGGGTTCTTTTCTATGGGCCTCCGGGTTGTGGTAAAACCCTTTTGGCAAAGGCTATTGCCAATGAATGCCAGGCGAACTTCATCAGTGTCAAAGGTCCCGAACTACTTACAATGTGGTTTGGAGAAAGTGAGGCTAATGTGAGGGAAATTTTTGATAAAGCTCGTGGTTCTGCTCCTTGTGTTCTATTCTTTGATGAACTTGACTCTATTGCAACTCAG AGGGGCAGCAGCGTAGGAGATGCTGGTGGTGCTGCTGACAGGGTTCTGAATCAATTGCTTACAGAGATGGATGGTATGTCAGCAAAGAAAACCGTGTTCATCATTGGGGCCACTAATCGACCAGACATTATAGATCCTGCTCTTCTGCGACCGGGCCGTCTGGATCAATTGATTTATATCCCACTCCCAGATGAGGATTCCCGTCATCAGATATTTAAAGCTTGTTTGAGAAAATCTCCTGTTTCAAAAGATGTTGACCTTAGAGCTCTGGCCAAGTATACTCAGGGCTTCAGTGGTGCAGATATCACTGAAATTTGCCAGCGTGCATGCAAGTATGCTATAAGGGAGAACATTGAGAAG GACATTGAGAGAGAGAGGAGGAAAAGAGATAACCCTGAGGCAATGGAAGAGGATATTGAAGAGGAAGAGGTAGCTGAAATCAAGGCAGCTCATTTTGAGGAGTCAATGAAATATGCACGAAGGAGTGTAAGCGATGCTGACATTCGCAAGTACCAGGCGTTTGCTCAGACATTGCAGCAGTCAAGAGGGTTTGGATCCGAGTTTAGGTTTTCAGATACCAGCGCTGGTGGTGCTGGTGCTGGCACTGCATCTGACCCTTTTGCAAGTGCTGGTGGAGCTGATGAAGATGATCTTTACAGTTAG